The stretch of DNA ActaacaaatgttttttttttgttattttcctcCTGCACTTGTAAAAATGTTGCAAATTTTTAcgcaaaacacaggaaaagttgcacatttttaatAAGCTGCTTACGTGGGCAAACACTTTCAACACTTTATGGGCGAAACCTACACAAAAACCATTGCTAAATTCCCCACTTTCTGTTTATTAAGACACAGCAGAGCCTTAAATTGGTTATTGAAGAATAAAATGTATcagctatcctcaggataggtgaTCTGTATCTGATTGGTAGGGGTATGACCACTGGAGCCCCCACTGTTCACAAAAATGGGGGCTAtttgtgagcatgctctgttACTGCTTCATTCATTAGCCTTAAAACTTTCGAAGGTAGCAGAGTGCTGTACTCTATGTTGACAGTTCCTGAGCGAGTGACAGCTGAGCATGTGCAGTGTCTCTCCAGTCTCTTGGTGGACAAAGGAATTATGATCTGGGAGGGTTCCAacagtcggacccccgtgatcagatggGCTTCTGCGGTTTGTTAATATGTTTTAATATTGGTATTTACAATatttacattaataaatatatataaactgCCCTTTTTTGTTTCATATACATAGAACTAAATCCTTAGCAGTTCCCAAATTATGTTGTGACAGAATGACCCCTAATGTAAACACGTGTAGGATCACACTTTTGCTGGTGTGATTTTGTTTTTCTTGATTAAAAGAATTTTACTTTGTTAGATTTATGGACATTTGAATTATTTCATGTAGTGGACTGATGCCCAGATTTCTGAATTCTCTTCCAGGTTTCTATCATCCCTAGAGGAAAGGGCTTAGGATACGCTCAATATTTGCCTAGAGAACAGTATCTGTATACAAAGGAACAGCTGCTGGATAGGATGTGCATGACACTGGGCGGCCGTGTCTCTGAGGAAATATTCTTTGGAAAAATAACTACTGGAGCTCAAGATGACTTGAAGAAAGTGACGCAAAGTGCCTATGCTCAGGTGTGTGATTTAATGTATGTGTAGGTTGGTTTATACAATAACTATTtgttataatatacagtacattctGAAAGTTTGCAGACCCTTTccatttttttccacaatttctgTTGCACTGAATATCCCATAGTGACAAAGTGAAAGCAATGTTAAAAATCTTTGGTTATTTATTGTAAAggcaaaactaaaatattgcattgacataaggaTTTACACTACTTACTCAGCATTTTGTTGAAGCACCTTTGACAgatattacagcctccagtcttcttaggtataatgccacaaggtttacacacctggatttggagatcttctgccattcttctctgcagagccTCCTAAGCACTGTCAAGTTGGATAGGGACAATCTATGGAAACCATttccaggtctctccagagatgttcagtTGGGTTCATGTCAGGACTCCGTGCTGTGTGCTTAGAGTCGTCTTGTTAGAAGGTAAATCTgcagcccagtctgaggtccagagcactctgggtcaggttttcattaaggaTATCTCTGTACTTCGCTCCATTGTTTGCCCTGTCTTTGAGCTCCacagtaaccccctcccccttcacggCTAGGTATTTTGCTCAGAAATATGTTGTCAGCTGTTTTAGGCCGCAAAATAACAAAATCTGAAAAAAGTGAATGGGTCtgaaactttccaaatgcattgtataatCTTTATACATACATTGTGTGTAGAATATTACGATACCTACTTGGTATTCTGTACAGATGTGTAAAATTCAGTTATCTAAGCTTTATATAGCTTGCCATAGTGTTAGCACTTAGGTTTTGCTCCAAGTGGTTTACTCTTGCTGTACATTataagtttaaaggaaaactgtcatatgttttgtcccgcactatccacgggtatctgtggatagtgcgggatacgttgaacattttgagtcctaccttgctcGGATCCGCTGTGCCGTTCGCCCCTTATAGCTGGTTTTCAGTATATTAAAATTAGACGCTAACTGGCACTGGCGGGGTTACTGCCATCAACTGGCACTGCaacgtaaccgccgcccggcccgcagcactgaccggctaatgaatattcatacatTGTCTTACACTCTCCGTCTCATCTCTgccgagtcctggacgatactgcgcatacgcgggatttcctactatacccgaaAGCTGTCTTCAGCATTTGAAGCAATGCTGAAGACagcttccgggtatagtaggaaatcccgcgcatgcgcagtatcatccaggactcggccgagatgagacgGAGAGTGTAAGACAATGTATGAATAATCATTAGCCGGGCAGCGGTTACGTCACAGTACCAGTTGAaagcagtaaccccgcccgtgccagttagcggCTAATTTTAATATACCGAAAACCAGCTATAATGGGCGAACGGCGCAGTGGATCCgagcaaggtaggactcaaaatgttcagcgtctcccgcactatccacaggtacccgtggatagtgcgggacacaacatatgacagttttcctttaaaggagtactccaggatctgaaaacttatccccctatcctaaggaaaggggataagtgtcagatcacgggggtccgaccactgggatcccctgcgatctctcatATGGGTCCCCGGCAGTCTGCACAGAGGGCGTGTGCcaacccccgcacaaagcggcagctggcacgccccctcaatacaatgcTATGGGAGCTGGTGAGCtgcattcggcaatctccagctctgccataacgCTCCATTGAGGTTGAGTGTCGGCccacgcttcgtgcggtggtcgacacgcaccCTTTATGAGGACTGCTGGGGTCCCATACGGGAGATATATCTGGGATCTTTGCTCAGAAACATTTGACAGTCCATGCAGTGTGTTATGTTCATTTTGGGGTGTGAGGgcgaaaacttcaggggtgcaggaatacatgcgctgaccaagaaggggaccagtgaagccaggtaggtaacaaacagctttaatccaatgcaatgcgtttcaccgcgcttgcgcggtttcatcaggcatagcaAACACTTCGCCGGAAggggtttatatacacacaggtatTAACCCCTGCCTGACTAAGTAAAATTAACAAAATACAGGATTATATcataataaaagaaaacaagaaaatgtatacatataataaaaatatacaacataaaaaaatgtacagcCTTAAAAAACAAGAGACATTCAATAATATTCTCTTAATAGATAAACTAGTTAATGACCAGTTAAAATCACAAAGAGAATATTATTGAATGTCTCTTCTTGTTTTTTAAGGCTGTACAGGGGTTAAGGCAGGGGTTAatacctgtgtgtatataaaccccTTCCGGCGAAGTGTTTGCtgtgcctgatgaaaccgcgcaagcgcggtgaaacgcgttgcattggattaaagctgtttgttacctacctggcttcactggtccccttcttggtcagcgcctgtattcctgcacccctgaagttttcgcCCTCACATCTCTATCgtttccaggaaggctgcagacctagTTCACTACAGCAAAACGCATATCCTTGTTGTGTGGGAATTTGCACAacttggcagggtgagccttcattTTACCCTCCCTCCTCACACACCTGTGATTccgttgattctccacaagggagcgcctcttcttcttttgttttacatGTTCATTTTGGGGGACTTTATGATGGAACCTCACACCGATTCATGCCGTCCATGGTTCAAAATAAGCATAAAACTGATGACTGGTTCCCTTTTACCTATGGGCAACGACTGTGTGTCCAGTTTACCCAACAAACATGATTTACAGCTTTTTCTTTTATACATGCTGTACAGGGAAATTAAACAAAATTTAAAGGCTGATTGAATGTAACTCTCATGAATGAATAACACCGACAATTGTTTCTGTAAATGCATTTCCAATTGTCAtatactgtattttatttttttttttaaatccatatgTAAGTTTAATTGGTTAATTATCTTTTCTATGATTAAACTTTCCACAAATGCATCTTTTGTATTTCATAGATTGTTCAGTTTGGCATGAGTAATAAAGTTGGCCATGTTTCATTTGACCTTCCACGTCAAGGGGAGATGGTGTTAGAGAAGCCTTATAGTGAGGCCACTGCAAGACTCATTGATGATGAAGCTCGAATACTTATTAACTCTGCATATGAAAGGACTGTGACACTGCTCAAGGAGAAGAAGTCCGATATAGAGAAGGTAGGTCACCTTATTGTAAACAGTTGGATTTTTTTGTAGTTGCAGGTTAATTTGACACAACCATCTGAtattcaatttattttttttaaggttgCTCTTCGCCTTTTAGAAAAGGAGGTGATAGATAAGAGTGATATTGTTGAACTTTTGGGGCCAAGACCATTTGCAGAAAAATCTACATATGAAGATTTTGTTGAAGGTACTGGGAGCCTGGATGAGGATACGACACTTCCTGAAGGTCTGAAAGACTGGAACAAAGATCGTGAAAAAGAGAAGGAGGAATCTACCGAAGAGCAGATAGCCCGCCATATCAGTGGAGGAATGCCATTTTGATTGACTCAACAAAACCTGGATTTTAAAAAGCtggacagtattttttttttttttaacaagatttaaagcaattaaaaattttcacttaaaaaaaaaataataatgtgaagACACCTTTGTTCTATAGGATTATATGGTGTCCTAACGGACAGGCAAACATTTAACAGTATAAACCATATTCTTATTTATTGGTTAGGTAGATAAATGCAGACACAATCTACTTGCTAGAAAaacaaaatcttaaaggggttatctaggaatagaaaaacaaaactgataaaaaaaaatttaaaaaaatacagtgttcccctttcctcaggttgtgtggtggtattgcagctcagttccattgaagtaaatggagccaagctgtaaaaccacatgcaacctgaggacaggtatggtgctgtttttctaAGAAATTTAGTTCTgattttctattcctagataattACTTTTATTGAATGAATACATTTTTGGACTGATATTgtataaaagaaacaaaaagtaatataaaataaaattgagTTTCTTATTATAAGATGCAAATATATCGGAGGTCTACATTGCTTATATGGACAAATTAAACTCTTAGCTGATGTTGTAAAATAGTTATCATGTATGTCTGGGTATTTCTGATAAACCCTCCATCAAATTATGGCAATTTATAATAGtgatatttttattgtatttaaaggggttgtcccatcttGTCAGTACGACTTTCCAGCCACCTCCGGCATGTTTACAGCTGCTGCGGGTAGTCAAAAAAAGCCAAAAGCAGCCAAAGTGGAGATGTTAAGAAATTTGTttactcccattgacttcaaagccCAAAATTGATCAATGGTGTAGCTTGCAGGTTTATGCCGTTTGCGCATCTCCtactaaagtcaatgggagttacacattttgtgtaACTTCCCTGCGTCGGCCTCTTTTGCTTATCCCAACCAACCCGCGGTGGCTCCAAACAGGTCGTGGCCCACAGGTTATGCCAAAAGATTATAAACATTGCCCCAACAAGAAGAGAGCACGTGAATGGATCTGAAAAATAACTGTAAGGGTTGGTTTGTATGTAGATATGAATGTATTTCGTGTTGTATAAATGTTTCATAAATtaagataaaatataaaaatgcagTTTGACTGAAGTCTTGCTGCAGGATTATCTAGGAAATATACAGTGAATGTGCAGATACACCtgcttttcttagttttttttttttaaatctagcaCTTATATATGCAGCGCTACATATAGATTGTCACTCAGATTCATTCTGGATTTAGATTCTCAGTAAATTTTTGGTGTGAGGCAGGAAACGAGAACCCAGGGGAAATCCATGCAAACACAGGAAGACTGATAATCCGCCACTACAAACAGGGAGGACTTCCACACAGAAGTCTGTAAATCCTgctgaatgtactcctgtctGGCCTGCTCTAATAGTGGTGCTCAGTTTAAATGTAAATGCCACAAGTCTTCAGATATAGACACAGCACTCACCGGTATCAGGAAAACTTCTTCTCTATTCAGCCATGACAGCTAGATAGCACGAGTAGCCTGTAGGAACACAgatatcttctttaaaggggtattccggggtttatacatcttatcaccgatccaaaggataggggataagatgtatgatcacaggggtcccactgctcgtacatcttatcccctattctttggatagggggagaagatgtataaacccagaatacccctttaatactagctGTTGAACACTAATCTTCAGGCAACAAAACAACTTTGCTTTctgattttgtaatttttttttatttttttattacattttttttgtgcattattaTAGGGGCTGCTGTTTTGCTTGAACTGTTTTTAACATCATTTAGTAAAAATCCTTTTGTGGCAGGACCCATGGACatgtcccattcagatgaattggTGATGCTACTAAGCATTCTCTGTgaacttttcagaggtcattctacaggtggGGGGTGCTGAGCTCTGTATTGAATGgcggtggatccagtgttatctataaACTGGTGTCACCTTTGACTGTACTCCTCGCCTGTGCTGTGAAGAAAAGCATTATATGAAAATGATCTGTAAAGAACAGAACATTTTTGCTTATTTttaagctttattttttttctattgaccAGAATGGCAAGATTAAATATATCTtaaatatggttaacataaaaaaaaaaaaaaactgacacatTACCATTTCAGCATCTGCCTTGGCATTTTAAACTGAAAAGTGTCTACTTCTAGAATGTGCATAAGATGCTGCTTTATGAGAAGTATGCTAGAAATTAAACCAATGTTACTGTGGAGATTTTGGCAGTCCCATGGTACTATAAGTGGAGTCCTTACCTGTGTCCATAGCTAAATCTGCTCAGAGTTTCAGTCCCTACATAAATTGTGAAAAACCATTCTAGGCAAGCTTAAAATGTTAATGGGGAACTCAGATGAGAGTTTTTATTTCTCCTATGTTCCCAGGCTGCAGGAAGAAAACTAATAAACTTTGACCTACATGACACTGCTGCTCCGCTTATCACTGTGCAGGACATTGATGTGGCTGGTGATTAGCGGAGTGCAATGTGACGGGTCGGGCACCAAAAACCGGAAGAAGACCAGGGCCAGAGGACAGGAGAGCGATTCCAGCAGCACCCGAAAGGCTGCAGAAAAGTATCTTAAAATTTATAATTTCATCCTGCAGCCTCAGCATATAGTAGAAATTCACATTTTTGccccagttctcctttaagatgttTCTGCAGTTGACCAGTGGCATTTAAGATTTGTGAATGAAGATTTTAATCAGAATTCACACCTGGCATActgggatattttttttattaaaccacATTACTTTTGCAAAGTACATGGATTTGACTGTATTAAAATTGAGGAAACCTATacaaaattttccaaaaaataTTTAAGCACAGTGCCAAATTTTATTCTGACACTGGCCTGATAAGACCTTGTCCGTACAGATGAGTGACTCACTTTCCTTGACTCTCAACTTTCATTGCAGCACCACAACGGCAGCTCACTTTTACAGTACATGGAAACTATAGTAACATTGTATTCTTTGATTTAGTATGGTTACCAGAAGATTTAGTTCTATTCATGGAtttcttcctcatcctcctcaaaTGCTTCCTCACCATCGTTGGCTGTAGCTTCTTGATACTGCTGGTACTCTGACACTAGGTCATTCATGTTGCTCTCTGCCTCTGTGAACTCCATCTCATCCATACCTTCACCAGTGAACCAGTGTAGAAAGGCCTTCCTTCTAAACATGGCAGAAAACTGCTCTGAGATTCTTTTAAATAATTCTTGAATTGCGGTGCTGTTCCCAATGAATGTTGAAGCCATTTTAAGACCTCTAGGTGCAATGTCACATACGGCCACCTTGACATTATTTGGAATCCATTCTACGAAGTAACTGCTGTTTTTGTTTTGCACTGCTAGCATCTGCTCATCTACCTCCTTCATGGACATTGGCCCTCTAAAGACTGTAGCTACTGTTAGATATCGACCATGGCGTGGGTCACAAGCAGCCATCATGTTCTTGGCATCAAACATCTGCTGAGTAAGTTCAGGTACTGTGAGTGCTCGATATTGTTGGCTTCCTCTAGCTGTTAGAGGTGCAAAGCCAGGCATGAAGAAATGAAGACGTGGGAATGGGACCATATTCACAGCTAGCTTTCGAAGATCTGCATTAAGCTGACCTGGAAAACGTAATGAGGTGGTTACCCCGCTCATCGTGGCGGACACTAGATGATTGAGATCACCATAGGTTGGCGTGGTTAACTTCAGAGTACGGAAGCAAATGTCATACAAGGCTTCATTGTCGATACAATATGTTTCATCTGTATTCTCCACCAGTTGGTGCACAGACaaggtggcattatatggctcTACAACTGTGTCTGATACTTTAGGGGAAGGCATGACACTGAATGTGTTCATTATTCGATCAGGATATTCTTCCCTTATTTTGCTTATGAGTAGTGTGCCCATGCCAGAGCCTGTTCCACCTCCAAGAGAATGTGTGAGCTGGAAACCTTGCAGACAGTCACAATGTTCACATTCCTTTCTGACTACATCCAGAACTGAATCTACCAGCTCTGCGCCTTCGGTGTAATGTCCTTTGGCCCAGTTATTCCCTGCTCCAGTTTGTCCTGCAACCAGAGCAAAGTGTTTTAGCAACAAACTCATAAAGACATGTAGGGAGATGTGTCAAAACTGATTAAaacaaaaagttgaccagttgcccatagcaaccaatcagatcgcttctttatttttcagaggcctttttttttttttaaagcaatttaagaggcaatctggttgccatggacaactggtcagcttttcctcggcACAGCTTGTGATAAATCACCTCAATACAAATTACAAAGTGAAGTTTTACATTTTGAGCTTTTGTGCACCTAGACTATTTTAAAAAGAAACTGCAAAGCTACAAAATGTTAATTTGTAGAAAAAATTACTCCAGCTAAACATTATGTTTGGTGTGATCTGACAAAGAAATGTAGGGAACCTGTCAGCAGCTTTTGTAAAGTGAGGCTGCTGGCAGTGTGATGTAGGCCATTTATGTCCTGCTTGGACTACTGCAGCATTCTCCTGTGTCCATCAAACTCATCTGTTATTCCCCTCCAATCCATCCTTAATTATGTTGCCAGCCTAAcaatgcattcacaccacgattgttCTATAcagtcatttgaatgagccgaccggagtcagatagtataccacggttttcagtccgg from Hyla sarda isolate aHylSar1 chromosome 5, aHylSar1.hap1, whole genome shotgun sequence encodes:
- the TUBB6 gene encoding tubulin beta-6 chain isoform X1, which codes for MREIVHIQAGQCGNQIGTKFWEVISDEHGIDPAGSYVGDSALQLERINVYYNESSSQKYVPRAVLVDLEPGTMDSVRSGPFGQLFRPDNFIFGQTGAGNNWAKGHYTEGAELVDSVLDVVRKECEHCDCLQGFQLTHSLGGGTGSGMGTLLISKIREEYPDRIMNTFSVMPSPKVSDTVVEPYNATLSVHQLVENTDETYCIDNEALYDICFRTLKLTTPTYGDLNHLVSATMSGVTTSLRFPGQLNADLRKLAVNMVPFPRLHFFMPGFAPLTARGSQQYRALTVPELTQQMFDAKNMMAACDPRHGRYLTVATVFRGPMSMKEVDEQMLAVQNKNSSYFVEWIPNNVKVAVCDIAPRGLKMASTFIGNSTAIQELFKRISEQFSAMFRRKAFLHWFTGEGMDEMEFTEAESNMNDLVSEYQQYQEATANDGEEAFEEDEEEIHE
- the TUBB6 gene encoding tubulin beta-6 chain isoform X2, which produces MDSVRSGPFGQLFRPDNFIFGQTGAGNNWAKGHYTEGAELVDSVLDVVRKECEHCDCLQGFQLTHSLGGGTGSGMGTLLISKIREEYPDRIMNTFSVMPSPKVSDTVVEPYNATLSVHQLVENTDETYCIDNEALYDICFRTLKLTTPTYGDLNHLVSATMSGVTTSLRFPGQLNADLRKLAVNMVPFPRLHFFMPGFAPLTARGSQQYRALTVPELTQQMFDAKNMMAACDPRHGRYLTVATVFRGPMSMKEVDEQMLAVQNKNSSYFVEWIPNNVKVAVCDIAPRGLKMASTFIGNSTAIQELFKRISEQFSAMFRRKAFLHWFTGEGMDEMEFTEAESNMNDLVSEYQQYQEATANDGEEAFEEDEEEIHE